Proteins encoded together in one Lachnospiraceae bacterium JLR.KK008 window:
- a CDS encoding recombinase family protein, protein MEFIREDCIYARQSVDRKDSISIESQIDFCKYELKGGSCRVFKDKGYSGKNTDRPEFQKLLGEIRKGKVRRVIVYKLDRISRSILDFATMMELFQEYDVEFVSSTEKFDTSTPMGRAMLNICIVFAQLERETIQKRVTDAYYSRCLKGFHMSGQAPYGYQLEPTVVEGIRTKKMVADPIAADHVRLMFEMYAEPETSFGDITRYFEEQGIKIYEKSMVRSFLSQLLRNPVYAQADLELYEFFKSQGAAIVNDASDFAGTNGCYLYQGRDVKEDKDRCLKDQILVIAPHEALISSDTWLKCRKKLMANTTFQQGRKPKNTWLAGKIKCGHCGYALKATHVPNSTGYFRCTKRTENKGCPGCGKIRKEEFEQFIFSAMQEKFKDFQILHGREEKVNPKLTAYQVELVQVEAEIEKLLDTLTGANATLLAYANKKIEELDTRRQTISKAIAELSVETISPQQIKKLSYYLDNWESIDFDDKRKAADGLISTIKATSDRVQIEWKI, encoded by the coding sequence ATGGAATTTATCAGAGAAGATTGTATTTACGCAAGACAGTCAGTAGACCGCAAGGACAGTATCAGCATTGAAAGTCAGATCGACTTTTGCAAGTATGAATTGAAAGGCGGGAGCTGCCGGGTATTCAAGGACAAAGGCTATTCCGGTAAGAACACGGACAGGCCGGAGTTTCAAAAGCTGCTGGGCGAAATCCGCAAGGGAAAGGTTCGGCGGGTCATCGTGTACAAGCTGGACCGTATAAGCCGCTCTATTCTGGACTTTGCAACGATGATGGAGCTGTTTCAAGAGTATGATGTGGAGTTTGTATCATCCACAGAAAAGTTTGATACTTCGACCCCGATGGGTCGGGCCATGCTGAATATCTGCATTGTATTCGCCCAGCTTGAACGTGAGACAATTCAGAAGCGTGTCACAGACGCCTACTATTCCCGGTGTCTGAAAGGCTTCCACATGAGCGGACAGGCACCATACGGTTATCAGTTAGAGCCTACTGTGGTAGAGGGTATCCGCACAAAGAAAATGGTTGCCGACCCCATAGCCGCCGACCATGTACGGCTGATGTTTGAAATGTACGCTGAACCGGAAACCTCCTTCGGAGATATTACCCGATACTTCGAGGAACAGGGTATCAAGATTTACGAGAAGTCAATGGTTCGGAGTTTTCTTTCCCAGCTTTTGCGAAACCCCGTTTATGCACAGGCCGACTTGGAGCTGTACGAATTTTTCAAGAGTCAGGGTGCAGCGATTGTCAATGACGCTTCTGACTTTGCCGGAACAAACGGCTGCTATCTCTATCAGGGGCGGGATGTGAAGGAGGACAAGGACAGGTGCTTAAAAGACCAGATACTTGTTATCGCTCCCCATGAAGCACTCATTTCCTCTGACACATGGCTGAAATGCCGGAAAAAACTTATGGCAAATACCACCTTCCAGCAGGGACGGAAACCGAAGAACACTTGGCTGGCTGGAAAAATCAAATGCGGGCATTGTGGGTATGCTCTGAAAGCCACCCATGTACCAAACAGCACCGGGTATTTCCGCTGTACCAAACGGACGGAAAACAAAGGCTGTCCGGGCTGCGGGAAAATCCGCAAAGAAGAATTTGAGCAATTCATTTTCTCGGCCATGCAGGAGAAGTTCAAAGACTTTCAGATACTCCACGGCAGAGAGGAAAAAGTCAATCCGAAACTGACCGCCTATCAAGTGGAGCTGGTACAAGTGGAGGCAGAAATTGAAAAGCTGCTGGATACGCTGACCGGAGCCAATGCGACCTTGCTTGCCTACGCCAACAAAAAAATTGAAGAACTGGACACCCGACGCCAGACCATTTCAAAGGCAATCGCTGAATTGAGCGTTGAAACCATATCTCCCCAGCAGATAAAGAAGTTATCCTATTATCTCGACAACTGGGAGAGCATAGATTTTGACGACAAAAGAAAAGCCGCCGATGGTTTGATCTCTACGATCAAGGCCACCAGCGACCGTGTTCAGATAGAGTGGAAAATCTGA
- a CDS encoding recombinase family protein, which translates to MSEVQVLQKTKIVPNGRNRGSTGALRVDRIRVAAYCRVSTDDDEQLGSFESQKLYYEQKIASNKDWVNAGIFADEAVTGTKTDKRSGFQDMIAHCNNGEIDMILTKSISRFARNTVDTLNYVRMLRDRNIAIFFEKENINTLDMNGELLLTIMSSLAQQEVESLSQNVKMGLQMKMKRGELIGFNGCYGYDYHTEDKSITVNEEEAEIVRMIYDMYLEGYGTTTIAKRLMELGIKNKKGEVSWHTHGVMGMIKNEKYKGDILLGKTFTTDPISKRRLANMGEENQYYLRDHHEPIVSREIWDKAEEIRMKRSRNKVVETTGNRERYTRQYSFSSMCECAYCGHKLTRRTRHSRSDYEKPVWQCMNATKNGIANCPNCKAVDEAILEGAFLDTFGLLAGNFDDVLDVVLSYVAESADSDENIRKKQQIEKDISSLESKTLRMTDMLIDGTISKEVYEEKMVDFTRKLHKLSERKALLEDSICTQKDINRRMSELRDTLEKEQVLDEFDRVVFESIIDRVIVGGYEEDGTPDPYKLTFVLKGNQTGTVPHAKEQFKEKAKKSKEEKRVS; encoded by the coding sequence ATGAGCGAAGTGCAGGTATTGCAAAAGACAAAAATTGTTCCGAATGGCAGGAACAGGGGCAGTACGGGAGCTTTGAGGGTTGACCGTATCAGGGTGGCGGCATATTGTCGTGTATCTACCGATGATGATGAGCAGTTAGGGAGCTTTGAATCACAGAAACTGTATTATGAACAAAAGATAGCATCGAATAAAGATTGGGTAAATGCAGGAATATTTGCGGATGAAGCGGTCACAGGAACAAAGACGGATAAGCGGAGTGGCTTTCAGGATATGATTGCCCATTGCAACAATGGCGAAATAGATATGATACTTACAAAGTCTATTTCAAGGTTTGCCCGCAACACGGTAGATACGCTGAATTATGTGAGAATGTTACGCGACCGGAATATTGCCATATTTTTCGAGAAGGAAAATATCAATACACTTGATATGAACGGCGAGCTATTATTGACTATTATGAGTTCCTTGGCACAGCAAGAGGTGGAGTCACTTTCACAGAATGTCAAGATGGGATTGCAGATGAAAATGAAGCGTGGCGAATTGATCGGTTTCAATGGCTGTTATGGATATGATTATCATACCGAGGACAAGAGCATAACTGTCAATGAGGAAGAAGCGGAGATTGTCCGTATGATTTATGATATGTATCTGGAGGGTTATGGAACGACCACGATTGCAAAACGGTTAATGGAACTTGGAATTAAGAATAAAAAAGGAGAAGTAAGCTGGCATACGCATGGTGTTATGGGGATGATTAAGAATGAAAAGTACAAAGGGGATATTCTTCTGGGAAAGACATTTACTACCGATCCAATTTCCAAACGCAGGCTTGCAAATATGGGAGAAGAAAACCAGTATTATCTCAGAGATCATCATGAGCCGATTGTCTCAAGAGAAATATGGGATAAAGCAGAGGAAATACGCATGAAGCGTTCCAGAAATAAAGTAGTTGAAACAACCGGAAACAGGGAACGTTATACACGTCAGTATTCCTTCAGTAGTATGTGCGAATGTGCCTATTGCGGACATAAGCTCACACGTAGGACAAGACACAGCAGGTCTGATTATGAAAAACCGGTGTGGCAGTGTATGAATGCCACTAAGAATGGCATTGCCAACTGCCCGAACTGTAAAGCAGTCGATGAAGCAATTTTAGAGGGAGCTTTTCTGGATACTTTTGGACTGCTGGCAGGCAATTTTGATGATGTGCTGGATGTGGTATTGTCATATGTGGCGGAATCGGCTGACAGTGATGAAAATATACGGAAGAAACAGCAGATTGAAAAGGATATTTCTTCACTGGAATCAAAGACATTACGGATGACAGACATGCTGATTGATGGTACAATATCCAAAGAGGTGTACGAGGAAAAAATGGTGGATTTCACCAGAAAGCTTCATAAACTGTCCGAGAGGAAAGCACTTCTTGAGGACAGTATCTGCACACAGAAAGATATAAACAGGCGGATGTCAGAACTCCGTGACACACTTGAAAAAGAACAAGTCCTTGATGAATTTGACAGGGTGGTTTTTGAGAGTATCATTGACAGGGTAATTGTCGGAGGATATGAGGAAGACGGGACACCCGATCCTTACAAACTGACCTTTGTGTTAAAAGGTAATCAAACAGGAACAGTGCCACATGCTAAGGAGCAGTTTAAGGAAAAGGCAAAGAAGTCAAAGGAAGAAAAGAGGGTGTCATAA
- a CDS encoding transporter substrate-binding domain-containing protein, which produces MKRKIALFMTMVLLAAAMSGCASAGNKEESEPLVVAMELAYPPFETKDDAGEPEGVSVDLMEAFGEYVGREIQIKNTAWDGLIPALQTGSADIVISSMTITDERKEVIDFSDPYANALLAILANADSDIASIEDLNQEGKIIAVKSGSTGHMYAEKNLTRAKVLAMPDESACVMEVSQGRADGFIYDQLTIYRNWQNNQDTTKAVFIPFQDPEQWGIAVQKGNTELLDQINAFLAEYREKGGYEELTGKYLTEEKKAFDELGFQWFFEIAE; this is translated from the coding sequence ATGAAAAGAAAAATTGCATTGTTTATGACGATGGTATTGTTGGCAGCGGCCATGAGCGGATGTGCGTCTGCCGGTAACAAAGAGGAGTCTGAGCCGTTGGTGGTAGCGATGGAACTTGCCTATCCGCCATTTGAGACAAAAGATGATGCCGGAGAACCGGAAGGGGTCAGTGTAGATCTGATGGAGGCGTTCGGAGAATATGTGGGGCGTGAGATCCAGATCAAAAACACGGCATGGGACGGTCTGATCCCTGCGCTGCAGACAGGGTCTGCCGATATTGTGATCTCTTCCATGACCATTACGGACGAGAGAAAAGAAGTGATTGATTTTTCTGATCCCTATGCCAATGCGCTTCTGGCGATCCTCGCCAATGCGGATTCGGATATTGCCTCCATAGAAGACCTGAATCAGGAAGGGAAGATCATCGCCGTTAAATCCGGTTCCACAGGACATATGTATGCGGAAAAGAATCTGACCAGGGCAAAGGTTCTGGCAATGCCGGATGAGAGCGCCTGCGTGATGGAAGTATCTCAGGGCCGGGCGGACGGATTTATTTACGACCAGTTGACGATTTACCGGAACTGGCAGAACAATCAGGATACGACAAAAGCGGTCTTTATTCCTTTCCAGGACCCGGAACAATGGGGAATCGCGGTGCAGAAAGGGAATACGGAGCTGCTGGATCAGATCAACGCATTCCTTGCGGAGTACAGGGAAAAAGGCGGTTATGAGGAACTGACTGGAAAATACCTGACAGAGGAAAAGAAAGCGTTTGATGAACTTGGCTTTCAGTGGTTCTTCGAGATAGCCGAGTAA
- a CDS encoding SHOCT domain-containing protein: MRRSRMTREMEYAKCMAVLRRIYRKGSITESEYRYTKGKLKDRFMIVENTDEAA; encoded by the coding sequence ATGAGGAGGAGTCGGATGACAAGAGAAATGGAGTATGCAAAGTGTATGGCAGTCCTTCGCAGGATTTACCGTAAGGGGAGTATTACAGAATCAGAGTATCGATATACAAAGGGGAAACTGAAAGACAGATTTATGATTGTGGAAAATACCGATGAAGCAGCATAA
- a CDS encoding sigma factor-like helix-turn-helix DNA-binding protein: MAIINLRDYYPFYTSDCFMEVSEEVAEMFKEFDRKEAAYRLRTYRHKAYYSLDRDDGLEHEAVFVALSPHELYERKVTMQELHAAIASLPDKQAKRIYAHFILGMTKQDIARAEGVHEKVVRVAIERGLRRLEKILKNSL; this comes from the coding sequence ATGGCTATTATCAATTTGCGGGACTATTACCCATTCTATACATCGGATTGCTTCATGGAAGTATCGGAAGAAGTTGCAGAAATGTTCAAAGAGTTTGATCGTAAAGAGGCTGCCTACCGGCTGCGTACATACCGCCACAAAGCCTACTATTCCCTTGATCGGGATGACGGGCTGGAGCATGAAGCTGTCTTTGTCGCCTTATCTCCCCATGAACTGTATGAGCGGAAAGTGACCATGCAGGAGCTTCATGCGGCGATTGCCAGTCTGCCGGACAAACAGGCAAAACGGATTTACGCTCATTTCATTCTCGGCATGACCAAACAGGATATTGCCCGGGCAGAGGGTGTCCATGAAAAAGTGGTTCGTGTCGCAATCGAGCGAGGTCTGCGGCGCTTAGAAAAAATTTTGAAAAATTCTTTGTAA
- a CDS encoding ATP-grasp domain-containing protein: MVTAILYESEEWSVYALRDRLCALGTEVILVNLEEAIPYEALRDCHLVISRIFASAQFRGHERSLLSMEAVHKFLKEQGIRMVNSYQAHQYEVSKELSTKTLEKYGIGVPEVYGTFRKEEVYQLPLVYPLILKPDCGGRTNDTYIVKSESELREIVPGLRDITMIAEEYLEPVHGYLTRIEVIGGECRLIVKRSVTENGLSAYRFGSSYECYDDCRDSIRETAVRAMALLEIEMGSLDIIETESGFYIIDVNAVSNVSEDNTEMFQFDLMKEMSEYLVEKYGNEAGGDFMRERV; encoded by the coding sequence ATGGTGACAGCAATTTTATATGAATCGGAAGAATGGTCAGTCTATGCGCTCAGAGACCGGCTCTGTGCACTTGGAACGGAGGTTATCTTAGTGAATCTGGAGGAAGCAATTCCCTATGAGGCGCTGAGGGATTGCCATCTGGTGATCAGCCGGATCTTTGCGAGCGCACAGTTTCGTGGACATGAGAGAAGTCTTTTGAGCATGGAAGCGGTACATAAATTTCTGAAGGAGCAGGGGATTCGGATGGTAAATTCCTATCAAGCGCACCAGTATGAGGTGAGCAAGGAACTTTCCACGAAGACGCTGGAAAAGTATGGCATCGGTGTGCCCGAAGTATACGGGACATTCCGGAAGGAAGAGGTTTATCAGCTTCCGCTTGTTTATCCGCTGATTCTGAAGCCGGACTGTGGAGGCCGGACGAACGATACTTATATCGTGAAAAGTGAGAGCGAACTGCGGGAGATTGTGCCAGGACTGCGTGACATAACGATGATCGCCGAGGAATATCTGGAGCCTGTCCATGGGTATCTGACACGGATCGAGGTGATCGGGGGAGAATGCCGTCTGATCGTAAAACGCAGCGTGACGGAAAACGGACTGTCCGCTTACCGCTTTGGCTCTTCATATGAATGTTATGATGACTGCCGGGACAGCATCCGAGAGACAGCGGTGCGGGCGATGGCACTGTTGGAGATCGAGATGGGCAGTCTGGACATCATTGAGACGGAAAGCGGATTTTATATTATTGATGTTAACGCGGTTTCCAATGTATCGGAAGACAATACGGAGATGTTTCAATTTGACCTTATGAAGGAAATGTCAGAATATCTTGTCGAAAAATATGGAAACGAGGCCGGTGGGGATTTTATGCGGGAGAGGGTATGA
- a CDS encoding restriction endonuclease subunit S produces MLQGIKWGKFRLGDLFEVESYTKRFDANKVKIKERGKYPYIVRTSYNNGQRGYIDENEEFLNTGNTISFGQDTATMFYHEKPYFTGDKIKVLKPKNIKFNKNNAQFFLAVLKKPFELFSWGSSSFNVDIIKSQKIELPVKNNEIDYDFMESFIDQLEAQRVAQLEAYFSIIGLKDTKLSVEEEQVLKDFGRLEWGKFNLEKLYGKSTRGQRLKSADRILGNLPFVTAGETDEGVSDFIGNRVQIFSKNTTTIDMFGSAKYRNYEYGGDDHVAIVHTEKLSKMAAIFVTTAIHKSSHNGQFDYGRNFYAKDADRLDIVLPVKNGQPDYDKMETIISAIHKHVMKEVVLYVDSKYT; encoded by the coding sequence ATGTTACAGGGGATTAAGTGGGGCAAATTTAGATTGGGGGACTTGTTTGAAGTAGAATCATATACGAAAAGATTTGATGCAAACAAGGTTAAAATTAAAGAGAGGGGAAAGTATCCCTATATAGTCAGAACGAGCTATAATAATGGACAAAGAGGTTATATAGATGAAAATGAAGAATTTTTAAACACTGGAAATACTATATCATTTGGGCAGGATACTGCTACTATGTTTTATCATGAAAAACCATATTTTACAGGTGATAAAATTAAAGTGTTAAAGCCTAAAAATATTAAATTCAATAAAAATAATGCTCAATTCTTCCTTGCCGTATTAAAAAAACCTTTTGAATTGTTTTCTTGGGGAAGTTCAAGTTTTAATGTTGATATTATTAAAAGTCAAAAAATAGAATTACCTGTTAAAAACAATGAAATCGATTATGATTTTATGGAATCTTTCATAGATCAGTTGGAGGCTCAGCGAGTCGCTCAGTTGGAGGCATATTTTTCTATCATTGGACTGAAAGACACGAAATTATCTGTTGAAGAGGAGCAGGTATTGAAGGATTTTGGGAGGCTGGAATGGGGAAAGTTCAACCTTGAAAAATTATATGGGAAATCGACTCGTGGACAGCGCTTGAAAAGTGCTGATAGAATTTTAGGAAATTTGCCATTTGTGACTGCTGGCGAAACTGACGAAGGCGTTTCGGATTTTATTGGTAATAGGGTTCAAATTTTCTCTAAAAATACAACTACAATCGACATGTTCGGTTCTGCTAAATATAGAAACTATGAATATGGTGGAGATGATCATGTTGCGATTGTGCATACAGAAAAATTGTCGAAGATGGCAGCAATATTTGTCACAACAGCAATTCACAAATCATCACATAACGGTCAATTTGATTACGGCAGAAATTTTTATGCTAAAGATGCGGATAGGCTTGATATTGTTCTGCCAGTAAAAAATGGGCAGCCTGATTATGATAAAATGGAAACTATTATTTCTGCGATTCATAAACATGTTATGAAAGAAGTTGTTTTGTATGTGGATAGTAAATATACTTAA
- a CDS encoding ATP-binding cassette domain-containing protein yields the protein MKIEFHNLSKQFEQDCPVLQPMDFSDEVHTLAVIGPSGGGKSTLLRIIGGLIAPTTGTLSVNGEKVETGEAALQNYRRKLGFVFQQGGLFRHMNARANITVPLEQVHGFSHEEASARAMELLERFGLKEDWKKKPAELSGGQQQRVAIARAVAAKPRLLLLDEPTSALDPEYTTEVLDIIHELKKEGMDFIIVTHEMGFARHACDKVAFLCDGALMEYGDSEQIFTNPQTEKLRRFLGKLLEWNV from the coding sequence ATGAAAATTGAATTCCATAATCTTTCCAAACAATTTGAGCAGGACTGCCCTGTCCTGCAGCCCATGGATTTCTCGGATGAAGTGCATACGCTGGCGGTCATCGGGCCTTCCGGAGGTGGAAAGTCTACGCTCCTGCGGATCATTGGCGGTCTGATTGCTCCGACGACCGGGACGTTATCGGTGAACGGAGAAAAGGTGGAGACGGGAGAAGCGGCTCTGCAGAATTACCGCCGGAAACTTGGATTCGTCTTTCAGCAGGGCGGGCTGTTCCGGCATATGAATGCGCGGGCTAATATTACGGTTCCTCTGGAACAGGTCCATGGGTTTTCTCATGAGGAAGCGTCTGCGCGGGCGATGGAACTGCTTGAACGGTTTGGACTGAAAGAGGACTGGAAGAAAAAGCCGGCGGAGCTCTCGGGTGGACAGCAGCAGAGGGTCGCGATTGCAAGGGCGGTGGCAGCAAAACCGCGTCTGCTCTTATTGGATGAGCCGACGAGTGCACTGGACCCGGAGTACACGACAGAGGTGCTGGATATAATCCATGAACTGAAAAAGGAAGGGATGGATTTTATCATTGTCACTCATGAGATGGGATTTGCCCGCCATGCCTGTGACAAAGTGGCATTTCTCTGTGACGGGGCTTTGATGGAATACGGTGACAGCGAGCAGATTTTTACCAATCCTCAGACAGAGAAACTGCGCCGTTTCTTAGGGAAACTACTGGAATGGAATGTGTGA
- a CDS encoding N-6 DNA methylase — translation MAVKVVVKSIEPNIADLANGWLKSYKLDYKLEQESLNTEIDTALNDYFSKNGGTGGNRPDCKLLLQDKDLNFYPVLIEYKGYKDKLVKLDANCQVDNKTAKNIPNFKNINSYAVNGAVHYANALLHHTSYTDIIAIGMTGYKDDNGNIQHSIGCYYVSKSNFGIGQKIDEYSDFSFLRKENFSSFIEKVKNLQLSQEEIDRLKEQREKEIDVSLIKLNNDIYQNEKGLGEDDRVYLVAASIIATLGIPGKVAPLEKSELKSSSEEGNMDGDILIRKIKAFLNEKRIPREKKELIVRTLQNTLTTDNINRVENGESQLKRVFTKIVDDLGIYYKIGLTTDFTGKLFNEMYGWLGFSQDKLNDVVLTPSYVAKLLVKLARVNKDSYVWDFATGSAGLLVAAMNEMLNDAKEKIKSPDEYQRKADEIKTTQLLGIELLSSVYMLAILNMILMGDGSSNILNKDSLTDFTGNYGFGKTKNKFPADAFILNPPYSSPGNGMNFVEKALSMMYKGYAAIIIQNSAGSGKAIEYNRRILKHSTLLASIKMPIDLFIGKSSVQTNVYVFRVGEAHQKDDVVKFIDFSNDGYTRSNRKKASNNLRDTDHAKERYQEIIDLVRFGRGKLGLFTEREYYEGTIDPENGADWNQTAPVDTKPTLEDFKKTVSDYLAWEVSKLLKNQDCEDDSLGK, via the coding sequence ATGGCAGTAAAGGTAGTGGTTAAATCGATTGAGCCCAATATTGCTGATTTGGCGAATGGTTGGCTCAAATCGTATAAATTGGATTATAAGTTAGAGCAGGAATCGCTAAATACAGAAATTGATACCGCACTAAATGATTATTTTTCTAAAAACGGAGGTACAGGTGGAAATAGACCTGATTGTAAACTTCTGCTCCAGGATAAAGACTTGAATTTCTATCCTGTACTTATAGAATATAAGGGATATAAGGACAAACTTGTCAAACTTGATGCTAATTGTCAAGTGGATAATAAGACAGCAAAGAATATCCCTAATTTTAAAAATATAAATTCTTATGCTGTTAATGGTGCTGTTCATTATGCTAACGCTTTACTGCACCATACAAGCTATACTGATATTATTGCCATCGGTATGACTGGTTATAAAGATGATAATGGCAATATTCAGCACTCTATCGGGTGTTACTATGTTTCCAAAAGCAATTTCGGTATTGGACAGAAGATTGATGAGTATTCTGATTTTTCATTTCTTAGAAAAGAGAATTTCAGCAGCTTTATTGAGAAAGTAAAGAACCTGCAATTATCGCAAGAAGAAATTGATAGGCTAAAAGAGCAGAGAGAAAAAGAAATAGATGTCAGTTTGATAAAGTTGAATAATGACATATATCAAAACGAAAAGGGATTGGGAGAGGACGACCGTGTGTACCTTGTGGCAGCTTCTATTATTGCCACTCTTGGCATTCCAGGAAAAGTGGCACCTCTCGAAAAATCGGAGCTTAAATCTTCATCAGAAGAGGGTAATATGGATGGAGACATTCTTATTAGGAAGATTAAAGCTTTTTTAAACGAAAAAAGGATACCCAGAGAGAAAAAAGAACTTATTGTTAGAACATTGCAGAACACATTGACTACTGATAATATTAACAGAGTTGAAAACGGCGAAAGCCAATTAAAACGTGTGTTTACAAAGATTGTTGATGATTTAGGTATCTACTATAAAATTGGATTAACCACTGATTTTACAGGTAAATTGTTCAACGAAATGTATGGATGGCTGGGATTCTCACAAGATAAACTGAATGATGTTGTCCTCACGCCTTCTTATGTTGCCAAGTTATTAGTCAAACTTGCAAGAGTCAATAAAGATTCTTATGTATGGGATTTTGCCACTGGTTCTGCTGGACTTCTTGTAGCTGCTATGAATGAAATGCTCAATGATGCGAAGGAAAAAATTAAGTCTCCTGACGAATATCAAAGAAAGGCTGATGAAATTAAGACGACACAACTGTTGGGCATAGAACTACTTTCCAGTGTTTATATGCTTGCTATTTTGAATATGATTCTTATGGGTGATGGCAGTTCCAATATTTTGAACAAGGACTCTTTAACGGATTTTACTGGTAACTATGGCTTTGGAAAGACCAAAAATAAATTTCCAGCGGATGCTTTTATTTTAAATCCTCCGTATTCCTCACCCGGAAACGGAATGAATTTTGTTGAAAAAGCTCTTTCTATGATGTATAAGGGGTATGCAGCCATTATCATTCAGAACTCAGCAGGTTCTGGAAAAGCAATAGAATACAATAGAAGAATACTTAAACACAGCACATTACTTGCAAGTATAAAAATGCCTATAGATTTGTTTATTGGTAAATCAAGTGTACAGACAAATGTTTATGTGTTCAGAGTTGGGGAGGCCCATCAAAAAGATGATGTTGTTAAGTTTATAGACTTCTCTAATGATGGCTATACTCGTTCTAATCGTAAAAAGGCAAGTAATAATTTAAGAGATACTGATCATGCAAAAGAGCGTTATCAAGAGATCATTGATTTAGTACGCTTTGGTAGAGGGAAGCTAGGCTTATTTACAGAAAGAGAGTACTATGAGGGAACGATTGACCCAGAAAACGGTGCGGATTGGAATCAGACTGCACCGGTAGATACCAAGCCTACTCTGGAAGATTTCAAAAAAACTGTAAGTGATTACCTTGCATGGGAAGTTTCCAAATTATTGAAAAATCAGGATTGTGAGGATGATAGCCTGGGAAAATAG
- a CDS encoding amino acid ABC transporter permease: MKRLRRLFWTAEKEKADLMAVVVNMLLVALLWILLFWISLYTIQVRLDFSFFGQFRVRVWDGFLMTLKLSLLSLALSFVIGVLSAAGQGASLLFVRYFCNVYVKFIRGTPLIMQIYLFFYIVGTAWGVENRFVSGVLILSVFEGAYIAEIIRGSLLSIESSQLEAARAVGFTRSQTVRYVILPQMVARTLPALTGQFASIIKDSSLLSMIAVIELTQTMREISAVNFRLFECYLFLGVLYLCLTLPISLASEWLERKFRYEN, translated from the coding sequence ATGAAGAGATTGCGAAGATTATTTTGGACAGCGGAAAAAGAAAAAGCAGACCTCATGGCAGTTGTGGTGAATATGCTGCTTGTGGCGCTGCTTTGGATACTGCTGTTCTGGATTTCCCTCTATACAATTCAGGTACGGCTTGACTTCTCATTTTTCGGACAGTTTCGGGTCCGTGTATGGGACGGATTTCTGATGACGCTGAAGCTCAGCCTGCTCAGTCTGGCGCTGAGCTTTGTCATCGGTGTGCTCAGCGCCGCCGGACAGGGTGCGTCTTTGTTGTTTGTGAGATATTTTTGTAATGTTTATGTGAAATTTATCCGGGGAACGCCGCTGATCATGCAGATTTATCTGTTCTTTTATATTGTGGGTACTGCGTGGGGTGTGGAAAACCGCTTTGTGTCGGGAGTGCTTATTCTGTCCGTGTTTGAAGGCGCATATATCGCGGAGATCATCCGCGGCAGCCTGTTGTCAATAGAAAGTTCGCAGTTAGAAGCGGCCCGCGCGGTTGGCTTTACGCGCAGTCAGACTGTGCGTTATGTTATTCTGCCGCAGATGGTGGCAAGGACGCTTCCGGCGCTCACAGGACAGTTTGCCTCCATCATCAAAGACTCATCACTGCTCTCCATGATTGCAGTCATAGAGCTGACACAGACGATGCGGGAGATCAGTGCGGTGAATTTTCGCCTGTTTGAATGTTATTTGTTTTTAGGTGTCCTTTATCTGTGTCTGACGCTGCCGATTTCCCTGGCCAGCGAATGGCTGGAAAGGAAGTTTCGTTATGAAAATTGA